The Humulus lupulus chromosome 7, drHumLupu1.1, whole genome shotgun sequence region cattgctcagctttgaatggatctaggcctccctcaaagactggaaggtaatactcctggaatcttccacaaagaaattcccacctattatcaaccctaggctgagcaaTAACGGGTACCACtcttggcatagcaaaggaagaggtgttccctgacagattctgctgctgtttcaaacacctaatctcttcatcttgcctctgcaatcttaattgcacatctgtaaacaCTTGCTGGAAAttttgaggggcaggtgaagaactcaaaccctggctgtaattcccagcctcagtataaccaccactaggtctcattatctgccttgtaTACATACCtattgattgaatctgcagtcaataacttgacccattaaatatgatgagcatattcaaaagcctttcccacgggaacaatcataccacactacattcacaaccCACTGCAGCGCTAAAAACATGACCATGTCATTCATACATCAATTCGTAAtgcctgctcttccaacatacataccatgctctcaactccagcatgcaaataacacatttatatattcactgagcaggtaatcatataatcaagagtcgggctctatcagaatctcatgctccctaatacaatatgcaggtaaagcatttacattctatttaagcaattaagcacataactacataaatagttatcataccctgagtgaagcttgtctttagtggcgagtgtacatgcccaacttgtctacaAGAAcctttaaccttggctcgctctgataccaagttgtaacgccctactacccagggaccgttacgttgtgcattttaaacagtgctaaactcgctaaccgagtcatttggtcataatcgtgtaactaaatgtgattaacggtttagggttaaaaattttggttaaatatacaacgtttcactaaaatgtttactgtatacattgggatcccaaaatatattttaaatgttaattacaataaaatatttacaatcagccgacttaagaggcaaaatagggtttaaccctagttcctctttaaaccctcgggcgtggtggtcgagcagccgcatatgtacacatcatcacctaagctctccaactcaaggatgatccagctttcttttgcctttacctgcaccacatagaacctgtGAGCGGAAGCTCGGCAAgtaaactcaacatgctcataaacaaataataacatgtcactaaatcataacaagcatgcctaacaataatagccctattcatgcatgcgggaaaattccaaataaatgattgtggGGCTCCACGCTCTGTATAAATGATTGTTAAGTCAATCTGGGGATCtgctctctgaatagatgactaatgagtctatctctagggattTGCTCCCTGAACAtatggctaatgtgtccatctctggggatccgctccctaaatagatggctaatgagcCCATCTCTGGGGATCCTCTCCCTTAATATATGGCTAACGAGTCCATCTATGGGGAtctgctccctaagccatgtggcgtttcagtcacctgagccttttggccctagctctaagtaactagcctttagaccagacaagcgcttttagttttcttagACATTGGAGGtaggtcaagcatttaatgcttatgttgattagatctaatcatttcgactCTGCGTTCattacgcttatgccgctcttgacacataggtcaattccatacgacccgtgccatttctgactaatgagtcagttgcactcacaagtaagcaatccacccatgcatatatcataggtcaaatatccaaatataaggcatccaacatgcttacttaacattcactagcataattatgatcatgcacatttacagagactcaaggtctgatcaattccatattcaatattcatgccatgccctaatcacatgtatcatatacatcacatgcatcacatactgggtgcagttttcttacctttggtccaagcacaggttaccaataaacgagccacaagcacgatcctatttccaagcccctagcgataacctagtcacaaccataatataaaacctcatcaaaatgagtaaataaatacttcatacccaaacctagccttcgggacgtcgaatcctactcaaatAGGTAGTAGGACTGATCCCAGGACCATTGAATTAAGTTCCCCTGGCTAAAAATCAAATATGGGCAAAAATGCACAAGCCAGTTGTGAtgtgccccaagtcagagagcattttcCTGGGCTTCAGGGTGTGGGCCACGACTTGGCCCCTCTGGGTTCACGGCGCGCCCCCCAAGCAGAGCCCTCCTGGCTCCTGGCTTCATCCAAGTCGCAACTTGACCACGAAACCAGCCATTTCCTACGATTTTTCccacttaaaaccttccaaaatcctaCCCAAACacatccaaatccaaaaatcaaagttcccaaacattctAATTATCCAActccaataaaacccaagctttaactcatcaaaacataaaatccaatcaaagcttaaaaacttagaacttaaaacttggattaccttcgattgaattgtttcccaactaaatcctcaggctaataagcttttaatctttcctagaatcgctatgcctcgatccttgcttgaatctgagacctaaaactcgagtttccttcgaaaatgcaaacaggggtcgaaaagggaacgggaggaaGAGAGAGCGTTCTAaatgttcttttataattctgataggtaacttcaagcttaagtaacctcaagcaaatcctaaagCTCAAGGTCCCAAAACTCCCCCAGggtaaaataatcaaaattcccagaatttccccctgatctcactaactcccaatttatcatctaatatttattcacattacacaatatcccggtaatgtgctaaatacccattgactcactccaagtcaagtatggatcatgttgtgactttcccactggcttgctTCCTATGATAGCCTCGTGTTGAGTAACtcatgcataaccaaataataatgaagtaccacacacatacacatatatgccaaatatacccaaaacgggccaaattatgaaaattacccaaaataacataaatgggtcgacatgcatatttaatacacctaaatatgcatataaagtcatattatgatataactcatataatcacataataatacacataaatatcatatgatcatataattccaaaatttgTTATCTTGGCCCCCTAgtcaaagccctaagccttattaggaaatttgggtcgttacacagctCACTACTTTACAGGAGACACGCCCCCTAACACTACCAAAACGCAACTGCACATTTCCCATGTCAAGTGGCGCATTAGGACATGCCAATTGTCGAGTGTGCGAAGTCAACACCACTAGTCAAGGCACAAAAAGATGTCTAATGGTCGCTTGCAGTACAAAGTTGATGCGACTGAAATTTGGCGTTCCCTCCAGGTCTCGAGGACAAACTCCTAAGCCTGGAGGACTAACTAATCAAGAAGGTGGGAGGACCATTACAAACGTCCTCGGAACGTGGCCTAACTTAAAGAAATCCACGCCTGAAAACGGGTAATAATGCATCGGGAGGAGTCTATGCTTTGAGGAGCTCTAGGCGAGCTCTACAAGACTTCATTAGCTCTTGAGGAGCCTGACCACTTCTCTAATGATTGCCAcgtgtccaatgatgaaatcacgGACAAAATTATAGATGTTGTCATTGTTACCGGTGCAAATGTATCAAAATAATCTATACCCTCATTTTGTCCAAATCTTTTGGACACCAATCTTAccttataggcttgaatggtccCATTGGTGTTGTATTTCTTTTGAAATACTCACTTAAAacctattggctttgatccttgtggtagatcaacaatcttCCAAGTGttgttagacataattgaattcatctcatcatttatcgtctctttccaaaagttagagtcccTTAAGGAAATAGTTTCTTAgaaagtcttaggatcatcctccacttgaagtaGTATAGGATACTTCCAAGTGTCTCCCTTATGGTTTCCCTCTACCAGGTAAAGATtctccacttgagaggttttATTTTGTGATCCAATCTCTTTGAGCATGACTTCTTCTAGGAAATGTATGTCCGTTGCtctacaactcttgaaggtaactcctcttAAGTTCATTCTAATGAGATTGGTTCTTGAGacttattgtcactatacaacaaacTCTCAAAGAACTTCAcgtctcttgattcaattatcacattagattCCAAGTCTAATAGCATATACACCTTGCTATTTTATACATAGCCTAGAAATACACATTTGATGGcctttggacccaacttggtccttttatgCTTCATGcccttgcaataagcaaggcacccccacactttgaaatACCCTAGGTTGGACCTCTTTCCTttcaatatctcatatggtgaaatttgattcttctttagaggaatctAGTTTAGAATATGAGAAGTGGTAAGCAAGGCTTATCCCCataatgcaaaactcaaatttgcatgtaatagcataacatttatcatttcaacatatgttctattttttttctttccgccataccattttgttggggtgtataAGAGGTTGTACATTCATatattataccatgcatctcacaaaacaccatgaattcattggaaaagtattcattgccctatcacttctaattatttttattttcttttccatttgattttcaacttcagctttatagattttaaacaagctaaatgcctcatccttattcttaataaagtacacATGTaaatctagaacaatcatcaataaaggtaataaaatgcATATATCCaccaattcacataaatcactatgtatcaaatataACAAGTTAGTTTTCCTTTAACACTTgggaaatgtttctttaccatcttagatttaacacataattcacacttatcatgctcaacaCCATTGCATGcaattaaaccacatttgataactcttttaattgtactatatcCTATATGAACAAATTTATTGGTCCacaaaataatagaataaaaacCAAGCACATAAAAGGAAGAtgagcatgcattattatcaaaaccatTGTCTTTGGTACATAATTTAATCATCACATCAGACACATACTATTTCCCCACAAAGTAATTCCCATTTGATAAAATTAGCTTACTGGACTCAAACACTGTATTGATGCCCGATTTGCTCAACAAATGCACACTCACAAGATTCATACTCATATCcggaacatacaacacattggtcaaTAGAACATTCTTTCCGGATGTGAAGTAAAAATCAACATTTCGATTGCCCAACAGCTTGGAAATTTGCTCATTTCCCATTAGGATCTCATGCTCATCCTTTGATTCTTCAAAAATCTTGAAGACCTCTTTATCATAAgcaacatgaatggtggcacaagtgtcataccaccactCTTGTACTTTCTATTGGATGGCATTCAcatcactcaaggttgcaaccaactcctcttcggttcagttgaccttggatccatggTTATGGGGCTTTTGATACTTGcattctctagccatgtgacTACTCTTACCAAAAACAAAACAAGGGCATCTTACACTCTTGAATTACTTTTCATTCTTCTTTGGAGCTAGATGAGTATATTTTTTTGATTGAGGCTTCTTGTGAGTCTTTCCTTTGGATTGagagggtttctctatggcattagTCTTGTATGTCCCAACATTGGACTTTTATATACACTTGTCTCTAGAATGAGACTCATCTTCAATCCTTTGGTGTTTCAAAATTTCTTCCAAAGACATCTATTCATTCTTATGAAGAATTTTctttctatagcctctccaagatgGAGGAAGTTTAACTATAATTTCTCTCACAATGAAGGGTTCCAGCAATGTTATCTTAGACAACTTATTCATAATAACTTGAAGTTCATGTACTTGGAGGAGCAAGGGTTtaccatcaaagaatttaaattccatatattgagtgaCAAGGAAATTCTTGGTACATTCTTTTTCAgttttgtacttcttctcaagagcttctCATATTTCCTTTGCTGATGTAGGatttgtgtagagatcatagagacgaTCCTACAAAGCATTGAGTATGTGACCTCTACAAATGAGTTTATCATCTTCCcttttcttcatttctttaatCACTTCTTGAGAATCATCATTCTTTGGAGGCAAAGTCTTATCTTTGTCAAGAATGTAGAACACCATCAAAGTTGTTAGGAGAAACTTGATATTTTCTTATCACCTTACAAAGTTTGAGCCATCAAACATATCTAGTATAACTAGTTCTTGAGACATGAACTTTTGGGCTAAGATTGATGAGCTTATTTCCATGACTTTCACTGGCACAAAATCCTTTGAAGATATACAAACTTTGACACAAAACAAAGGTTAAGAgatataaattttttattgttgggagTTAGGCTATAAACAACCTTAGTCTTGTGTTACAACTcaaaaacaaaagatacaagtaatcTAACTTTAATTATAgtaaacacaaattacataaataCAAAGAGATCAAAGTGTAAAGTAAACTTTTCTTGAATAACAACCGttagaacataaaatcacaaaactatgattttatgtgaaacacaaaagttgtaaggcttgacacaaatgttgatttgttgtccaaaaatctccaTTCCTAACCTTCTTTATGGAAATGCTTGAAgttactacaatggaatgagattgggatacacAAGCATTGGGTCTTCCTAGCACCAGGCGTGACACCTGATCTACCATATTTTGGCCGAGTGTCGCGTCGCCTATGATGCCTCTGTTTTGACGCTCCaaagattatctcaaaatatccCCAAATGCTCCAAAACTTCTTGgttactcttatatactccaaatatacaTTTTGATCCCAAATAGATGATTTATAAATACATATGCCGAAAGCTAACTTTCACAtattgacttttgtgaaatcgttattatTTTTACATCTCTTCGTCCCTAAACAATTTCAACATGAATTTAACCAATCACAATATTAAGGAATGAGCTAAAACCCTACATGGGACAAGTGACATGCACAAAACTACAACTCATACAACAAGCTTCAGCCTATGAGTACCCTAATTTTCCAACAGTTCAATCCAAAGCTTTGTCAAATGTTCCAAAGGCTCATACAAGGATTTTTCTTCTACAAACAAAGAGAAGAAAATCTCAAGGAAGTTAATAAAAGAAACAACACTGAATATGAAAATATGTAGGTGTTTGTTATTGGAGCAATGACAAAAATGACGAACCAATCCCAATACTGAACAGTAATTTTGGACACTTTTTTTCTATACATATGttataaatagatatttatttaatttcgaAGCACACTTGGTGAGAAGCACTAGTTAGTGGCACTGATGCACAAGTCCTCACAAGAGTTCTTACAACACATTTAAGAAGTTCTCAAGTATACGGGTGGCGCACCTGTCTAGCAGGTCAAACTGGCGAAGCCTAATTCAGACTGGGATGTTCTAGGTATAACTGAACACACAGGGGTTCACTACTCATTGACTTAATTGGAGTTATCAATGGAGGTTGATGCCATTGCTTTGTGTCTGTCGGAATCCATAACTCTGCATCTTTGCTTGTACTTTTATCGGGGAGGGATCGAAAATAAGCCGTAATCTCCCACCTGCAATCTGTTGACATGCACCAGATTCCGATTTATGTTAACAGAAAAGAGCAAATCCACACATGATTGTTCAGTAATGCAAAAGCACCAACATCTGATCAATGCTAAATCCATTCAAATAAGATTGGCAAAAGCAGATGAAATTGAATACAATATGCCAGAAAGTAGTAGGAGTTACCATGAGAAAGAACTCTAGTAATTGATTCTGAGACTGAAAGCTTGATCAGAAACGACCTGAGAGAGAACTCCAAGTCAGCTTCTCCCACCTTAGAGCCATACGACTGGTTCACCACAAGCTTGAATATAAATCTTTCCACAGGGTTGTTGTCAGTGTTGAAGAAGATTACTGCTACTCTTTCAACTAAACCCTAATTCAAAAAAGGATTGTTTTAGTGACATTGCTTAGCAGGTTAAAAGGATAACATTACCATAATGTAACCAGAATGCATCTACTAATGTACACAAGGAAGGGGGATGATCTTTTCTTGAATTTGATAAGGCAAACCTTCCCTTAGCCTAGGAAAAATTGGTGGATTGTAAATGACATGTAATTTTCTTAATCATGCAGGAATCTTTATTTAATTTTCCCATTGTCCAACATCAGGTAGTTATAGTGCTATGCCACTAAAACAGAACTTTAAAATTTAGTTCCATCAACTAAAACTATTGTCTCTTGCAATACAAGCATATTGTGGATTAATCAACTTCTGTCTTTAACTATTAAGCAAAATTGCTAGGATATTGGAAATTCAGAGCGAACAACCTTAGCATGAGGCATGAGCAGCACCATGATAGACCAGTATATGGTGTCTAAAgattatttttatgatattggaTAGTAATAACTAATAATGATGTAAACAAAGAACAAAGAGCCAACCTTTTCAATGAAAGGAAAAAGTCCCCAAACTGAAGAATGGATATAATCTCTAAGCTCAGGGTGGTGAGCTCTCTGAACTACCAAATTCATATACCTCCTCCTTTCAAAAGCACCTTCAAACAAGACCCAAGAATAGAGCTGTTATTGAGATAGCAATTCTATCACTTTACCATAAGTGCAATGAATGTCAAGATTTccattaaacaaaaaaaaaagctttCATTTTTTATGGGTCAGTCAACAGACAATCAAAACACAAATTTTCTTGGCAACCATacagttccaaaaaaaaaaattataaaatcaaaCCAGAAGGATAAACTCCTTTAAGGAAAACAACTGAACTGATTGCAACCTCCAAGAATTCGAGAAGAATCCGAGATAACCCACCTGCATCGTTCcgtattcaaaattaaaattaaattacatTACGCAAGGAAATGAAAATATCCCCATTTCAtattaaaacaataataataataattaaaaaaaagattaaaaaGAAGGGAAAATGTTAAGGAACCTTGAGGTGATTGATTATCTTTGTGGTCCATGATAATAGAGGATGATTACCCACAACTGTAGATGATAATAGAGATAATAATGGCCAGAAGAAGGAATTGGCCTACTTGGTGGCTGCTGCCTTTGGAACCACCATGTGTGATCATTACAAGAACGTCTCTAtctaattcaaaataaaaaagaatcaGAGACATGCATGATTATATCAATACATAAGAAATCTCATTATTTACCTCAAAAAGATTCAAAATATACCAATAAAACAAGAAACAATATGGTGCGTTGATGCATATATTGAGCATGAAAGCAAGTAAATAAAACTAAGAACGAATATCCATGTATATTCAAATGACATAAGAGACAACAAATTCATAACTTAGAAACACAACCCAGCaaactttctttcctttttttttaacaCCCAAAAAGAAACTTGGGATAatgaataacaaaataaatatacaacaTATAAGTCCATAAAAGATAACGAATAACAAATTAAAGTAGAAGATATAACAAATTCACccaaaaaaaaatgataactcACCAAGAACGGAGTGGCCGGCGGCACCTTGTCCGTGGCTGGGTTGGACCGAAAAGGAATTAGTGACGAGCTGGGGGACGACCAGCGACCAGGGGAATGAACGACGGCAGACGGTTAATGGCGAGAAGCTAACAACAGACGACCAGAGAATTTGATCTTTGAAGGGCAGAAGAAATGATAACAAGCATAGTTCACTGAAGACTTCCCAAGGAAGAAACCCAAGGAGAAAGGAATAGTCCCGTAATTGTAAATGACCACATAAGCCCAGGCCCCGTGTACACCTTCCTAAACTTATTGGCTTATGCcgacatttttctatttttttttaagtaattagCTGAAAAAGTCttcatttttacatttttatacacttaacccataatttttttttcgatAGTGAAACCTCCCAATTTACTATTTTGTTAGCAAAtttgtaacgatccaaatttCTTAATAAAACTTAGGGTGTTGATTGATTAGGGAGCCAAGAtgataaattttgaaattatgtgattacatgatatttatgtgtattattatgtgaatatgtgagttatatcataatatgacttgatatgcatgtgttaggtgtattaaatatgcatgtggactcatttctgtttaattggtccAGTtttataatttggcccgttataggtatatttggcatatatgtggtatgtgtgtagtacttcattattatttggttatgcatgggttactcagcacgagacgatcctaagaggcaagctagtgggaaagtcacaacgggatccatacttgactcggagtgagtcaaggggtatttagcacattatcgggatattgggtaatgtgaataaatatttgatgataaattggaagttagtgagatcagggagaaattctgggaattttgactattttacctcgggggcgtttttgagaccccaagcattaggatttgcttgaggttacttaagcttgaagtaatctGTCAGAGTTATTAAAAGAAGGTTCATAACATTCTCTCTTTCTCccgttccattttcgacacccgttcgcattttcgaaggaaactcgagttttaggattCAGATTCAAGCaatgatcgaggcatagcaattctagggaagattagaagtttattagccgaaggatttattTGGGAAACGACTTAATCGAAGGTAATCCTAGTTTTAAGTTCTAggattttaaagtttttaagctttgattggattttacgttttgatgagtttttggatggattgagacttgggttttcatggttttgggagattaggatgtttgggaactttgattttggaatttggatatgtttggataggtttttggaggattttaagtgggaaaaaCTGTAGAAAATGGTTGGTTTCGTGGTCAATTCGcaaccttgttctagcaagtcacGACAGGGATGAAccaggagccaaggaggctctgcctTGGGGGGGCAACCCAAGAGgggccaagtcacggcccgcACCCTGAGgcaaatgctctctgacttggggcaagtcgcgactggcTTGTGCATTTTTGCCCATATTTGGTTTTTAGCCGTGGGAACTTAATTATaggggcctgggatcgatcctactacctagctgagtaggattcgacgtcatggaggctaggtttgggtctggaagtatttatttactcattttttatgaggttttatattatggttgtgactatgttatcgctaggggcttcgaaacaggatcgtgcttgagggtcatttattggtaacctgtgctttgaccaaaggtaagaaaactaca contains the following coding sequences:
- the LOC133788762 gene encoding DNA polymerase zeta processivity subunit isoform X1, which produces MDHKDNQSPQGGLSRILLEFLEVAISSVVFLKGVYPSGAFERRRYMNLVVQRAHHPELRDYIHSSVWGLFPFIEKGLVERVAVIFFNTDNNPVERFIFKLVVNQSYGSKVGEADLEFSLRSFLIKLSVSESITRVLSHDCRWEITAYFRSLPDKSTSKDAELWIPTDTKQWHQPPLITPIKSMSSEPLCVQLYLEHPSLN
- the LOC133788762 gene encoding DNA polymerase zeta processivity subunit isoform X3, whose amino-acid sequence is MDHKDNQSPQGAFERRRYMNLVVQRAHHPELRDYIHSSVWGLFPFIEKGLVERVAVIFFNTDNNPVERFIFKLVVNQSYGSKVGEADLEFSLRSFLIKLSVSESITRVLSHDCRWEITAYFRSLPDKSTSKDAELWIPTDTKQWHQPPLITPIKSMSSEPLCVQLYLEHPSLN
- the LOC133788762 gene encoding DNA polymerase zeta processivity subunit isoform X2, whose product is MDHKDNQSPQGGLSRILLEFLEVAISAFERRRYMNLVVQRAHHPELRDYIHSSVWGLFPFIEKGLVERVAVIFFNTDNNPVERFIFKLVVNQSYGSKVGEADLEFSLRSFLIKLSVSESITRVLSHDCRWEITAYFRSLPDKSTSKDAELWIPTDTKQWHQPPLITPIKSMSSEPLCVQLYLEHPSLN